From the Halorubellus sp. JP-L1 genome, one window contains:
- a CDS encoding PRC-barrel domain containing protein translates to MANIEYTDSDEGKKVLNAHGDEIGRITEVRGDTAYVDPDPGMMDTMRSKLGWGDADDETYPLQDGDVTEITDDAVHVRQF, encoded by the coding sequence ATGGCGAATATCGAATACACTGACAGCGACGAAGGGAAGAAAGTCCTGAACGCACACGGCGACGAGATCGGTCGAATCACAGAGGTCCGCGGTGACACGGCGTACGTCGACCCCGACCCGGGCATGATGGACACCATGCGGTCGAAGCTCGGCTGGGGCGACGCGGACGACGAAACCTACCCGTTACAGGACGGAGACGTTACGGAGATCACCGACGACGCGGTACACGTCCGTCAGTTCTAA
- the gvpH gene encoding gas vesicle protein GvpH: MRRRRRDTAGTIVARLLAIRRYTDRVHAERSTGVRQSRRSRDGRPSVSTNRERRRDVDGVAEPERSRRIAGDGGSPRFTVREIDTGLLVVADLKGVVRDDQQTEIDLSDDGLILTVDNRFAWRVPVEDGHSSITDVSLNNDVLEARVDVGD; encoded by the coding sequence GTGCGTCGACGCCGCCGCGACACCGCGGGGACGATCGTCGCCCGACTGCTCGCGATCAGACGGTACACCGACCGAGTTCACGCCGAACGATCGACAGGCGTCCGCCAATCTCGGCGGTCCAGGGACGGTCGCCCGTCGGTCAGTACGAACCGCGAGCGACGCCGGGACGTCGACGGCGTCGCCGAGCCCGAGCGGTCGCGGCGGATCGCCGGAGACGGAGGCAGTCCGCGGTTCACGGTCCGCGAGATCGATACTGGACTCCTCGTCGTCGCGGACCTCAAGGGCGTCGTCCGCGACGACCAGCAGACCGAGATCGACCTGAGCGACGACGGACTCATCCTCACGGTCGACAACCGCTTCGCGTGGCGCGTCCCCGTGGAGGACGGCCACTCGAGCATCACCGACGTCTCCCTCAACAACGACGTCCTGGAGGCCAGAGTGGATGTCGGCGACTGA
- a CDS encoding pentapeptide repeat-containing protein — protein MSSNASAPSMRHRDENPPDDVCGYVHDLTTVEDVGGACCYRPTLEGGDHCIWHSEDETRPSVSFDDNLPDPGERLDGAHVPAVKLVDTDAFEGCSLIGATFDATILRGSSFQKADLREAEFQRVDARGVDFSDANLSGASVHGTDFRDASFARSRFDQAIISNTRVNRSTTFGGTTEYERELEHAESKEAYRKDAEAAVWTYREIHGLFIENALPLEAREYYNKEKDTRRRLAWHMGHYPQAIKAEASKWVTGYGMNPYRVIGTAAVVIVVCAFLFPLTGGIEETTGDDTARWSLGNLSGSPAYIGHVIVKSLYFSTITFTTLGYGDITPVGTTARVIAGVESLLGALLTALLVFVLSRRIS, from the coding sequence ATGAGTTCGAACGCGAGCGCGCCGTCGATGCGTCACCGCGACGAGAACCCGCCCGACGACGTCTGTGGGTACGTGCACGATCTGACGACCGTCGAGGACGTCGGCGGGGCGTGCTGTTATCGCCCGACGCTCGAGGGGGGCGACCACTGTATCTGGCATAGCGAGGACGAGACGCGGCCGAGCGTCTCCTTCGACGACAACCTCCCGGACCCTGGCGAACGCCTCGACGGCGCGCACGTACCCGCTGTCAAGCTCGTCGACACGGACGCATTCGAGGGGTGCTCCCTGATCGGAGCGACGTTCGACGCCACGATCCTCCGCGGATCGTCCTTCCAGAAGGCGGACCTGCGCGAAGCCGAATTCCAGCGCGTCGACGCGCGCGGCGTCGACTTCTCGGACGCCAACCTCTCCGGCGCGTCCGTCCACGGGACGGACTTCCGCGACGCGAGCTTCGCACGCTCGCGGTTCGACCAGGCCATCATCTCGAACACGCGCGTGAACCGCTCGACGACGTTCGGGGGAACGACCGAGTACGAGCGCGAACTGGAGCACGCCGAGTCCAAGGAGGCGTACCGGAAGGACGCCGAAGCGGCGGTCTGGACGTACCGGGAGATTCACGGACTGTTCATCGAGAACGCGCTCCCGCTGGAGGCGCGCGAGTACTACAACAAGGAGAAGGACACGCGTCGGCGATTGGCGTGGCACATGGGCCACTACCCGCAGGCGATCAAGGCGGAGGCGTCGAAGTGGGTGACGGGCTATGGGATGAACCCGTACCGCGTCATCGGCACCGCGGCCGTGGTCATCGTCGTCTGCGCGTTCCTGTTCCCGCTCACGGGCGGCATCGAGGAGACCACCGGCGACGACACCGCGCGGTGGTCGCTCGGGAACCTCTCGGGCAGTCCGGCGTACATCGGCCACGTGATCGTGAAGAGCCTCTACTTCAGCACGATCACGTTCACGACGCTCGGGTACGGCGACATCACTCCCGTCGGCACGACGGCGCGCGTGATCGCGGGCGTCGAATCGCTACTGGGTGCACTCCTCACCGCACTCCTCGTGTTCGTGCTCTCGCGGCGCATCAGCTGA
- a CDS encoding four-helix bundle copper-binding protein encodes MQQPQQQQGIGSQPSSQSQMGQQPSQMGRQSSQMGQQGIQQQGQIPEGTQGYTEGAQSAIGQSGQQGMQGGMQAGGGQMSAQPMGGQQGGGQRELRLDEALTNEMRVALHDLVQAANVTEWCAEQCIDDGPQMNECLRLCRDVADLASLNVSFMTRDSAFGLDLISVFIEAADACARECAQHQHGHCQECAEALSKAIQSSQQMLSSFQGGGQPQPSQQY; translated from the coding sequence ATGCAACAACCACAACAGCAGCAGGGTATCGGAAGTCAACCGTCCAGCCAGTCCCAGATGGGCCAGCAGCCGTCGCAGATGGGCCGACAATCGTCGCAGATGGGCCAGCAGGGAATCCAGCAGCAGGGGCAGATCCCCGAGGGCACCCAGGGGTACACCGAGGGTGCGCAGTCCGCGATCGGCCAGTCCGGCCAGCAGGGGATGCAGGGCGGAATGCAGGCCGGTGGCGGTCAGATGAGCGCGCAGCCGATGGGCGGCCAGCAGGGCGGCGGGCAGCGAGAGCTCAGGCTCGACGAGGCGCTCACGAACGAGATGCGGGTCGCGCTCCACGACCTCGTGCAGGCCGCGAACGTCACGGAGTGGTGTGCCGAACAGTGCATCGACGACGGCCCGCAGATGAACGAGTGCCTGCGGCTCTGTCGCGACGTCGCGGATCTCGCGTCGCTGAACGTCTCGTTCATGACGCGGGACTCCGCGTTCGGACTGGACCTCATCAGCGTGTTCATCGAGGCCGCCGACGCGTGCGCTCGCGAGTGCGCCCAGCACCAGCACGGGCACTGCCAGGAGTGCGCGGAGGCGCTCTCGAAGGCCATCCAGTCCAGCCAGCAGATGCTCTCGTCCTTCCAGGGCGGCGGCCAGCCCCAGCCGAGCCAGCAGTACTGA
- a CDS encoding helix-turn-helix domain-containing protein, whose translation MSTIVDASMDAEEFALHATLSEYPSARFEVARAIATGGDEVIPFVWASGAPVDEIEAAMRADSSTKSVELVSRFDEEDLFQVSWTARVRTPFEALLGEDGAALLDASTKGTEWCFRLVYPGDVSTDAVGVECEELGVDLDVDRVYSLSDAFTRDHFELTEKQYETILAAYEAGYYDIPRKINLKELACELDVSHQALSERLRRGHEVLMTNSLGMEFEGSLAGAGGPDGGVSGPPLAGSREE comes from the coding sequence ATGAGTACGATAGTAGACGCGAGTATGGACGCGGAGGAGTTCGCGCTGCACGCCACGCTCTCCGAGTACCCGAGCGCTCGGTTCGAGGTGGCGCGCGCCATCGCGACCGGCGGCGACGAGGTCATACCGTTCGTCTGGGCGTCGGGCGCGCCAGTCGACGAGATCGAGGCGGCGATGCGTGCGGATTCGTCGACGAAGTCCGTGGAACTCGTGAGCCGGTTCGACGAGGAGGACCTGTTCCAGGTGTCGTGGACGGCGCGCGTGCGGACGCCGTTCGAGGCGCTCCTCGGGGAGGACGGGGCGGCGCTCCTGGACGCATCGACGAAGGGCACCGAGTGGTGCTTCCGGCTCGTCTACCCCGGGGACGTGTCGACCGACGCGGTCGGCGTGGAGTGCGAGGAACTGGGCGTGGATCTGGACGTGGATCGCGTGTACTCGCTGTCGGACGCGTTCACGCGCGATCACTTCGAGCTCACGGAGAAACAGTACGAGACGATCCTGGCGGCGTACGAGGCTGGGTACTACGACATCCCGCGGAAGATCAACCTGAAGGAGCTCGCGTGCGAGCTCGACGTCTCCCATCAGGCGCTCTCGGAGCGCTTGCGGCGCGGGCACGAGGTCCTGATGACGAACAGTCTCGGGATGGAGTTCGAGGGGTCGCTCGCGGGAGCGGGTGGCCCGGACGGTGGCGTGTCGGGGCCGCCGCTCGCGGGCTCGCGCGAGGAGTGA
- a CDS encoding metal-dependent hydrolase, translating into MVDIMGHLAFGLLFLLPAWFLWSRRVSIAFVGLGLVTSLLPDIDLWLSRWFPAEVHHHGVTHTVVFVAAASIVAGALAAAVLTKPLDRWLGWDRFDAGSMFAFSSLAFFLGGTAHVFADILSAPDISTPIEPFWPLYNQPLGIDLIYYNDPLWNSVFLAVMLVVHVGVALAVSPNRHRYRLREQLS; encoded by the coding sequence ATGGTCGACATCATGGGTCACCTCGCGTTCGGACTCCTCTTCCTCCTCCCAGCGTGGTTCCTCTGGAGCCGCCGGGTCAGCATCGCCTTCGTCGGACTCGGACTCGTCACGTCACTCCTGCCAGACATCGACCTCTGGCTCTCGCGGTGGTTCCCCGCCGAGGTCCACCACCACGGCGTCACGCACACGGTCGTGTTCGTCGCCGCCGCGAGCATCGTCGCCGGCGCACTCGCCGCCGCCGTCCTCACGAAGCCACTCGACCGCTGGCTCGGCTGGGATCGCTTCGACGCCGGCAGCATGTTCGCGTTCTCCTCGCTCGCGTTCTTCCTCGGCGGCACCGCCCACGTCTTCGCGGACATCCTCTCCGCGCCCGACATCTCAACGCCCATCGAACCGTTCTGGCCGCTCTACAACCAACCCCTCGGGATCGACCTCATCTACTACAACGACCCCCTCTGGAACTCCGTCTTCCTCGCCGTCATGCTCGTCGTCCACGTCGGCGTCGCGCTCGCGGTCAGCCCGAACCGGCACCGCTACCGGCTCCGAGAACAGCTGTCGTGA